The following proteins come from a genomic window of Rutidosis leptorrhynchoides isolate AG116_Rl617_1_P2 chromosome 10, CSIRO_AGI_Rlap_v1, whole genome shotgun sequence:
- the LOC139870775 gene encoding uncharacterized protein yields the protein MPRDWSTNNTSADCEHRLLAKVTNTQQYNTPHVFEVAALITSDFGRCTSSRDIIVQTKSCAPKRTSELHQLYMALQYPLLILYGETSYHEEIAYHHNSGKRKTTRDYVTMREFYCYRIQQHENEGTTLLRGGRLFQQYLVDVYTAVEEQRLKRLKNHQNELRIDLYNNVCDTITRGDMSAASIRKRIILPSYR from the coding sequence ATGCCACGCGATTGGTCCACTAACAATACATCAGCAGATTGTGAACACCGTTTGCTTGCCAAGGTTACAAATACACAGCAGTATAATACGCCTCATGTTTTTGAAGTGGCAGCGTTAATCACTAGCGACTTTGGTAGGTGTACTTCTTCACGCGATATCATTGTTCAAACAAAGAGCTGCGCACCAAAAAGAACATCAGAACTTCATCAACTATATATGGCTTTGCAATACCCTTTGCTAATTCTGTATGGAGAAACAAGCTATCACGAAGAGATCGCCTATCATCATAATAGTGGAAAGAGGAAAACTACACGAGATTACGTCACAATGCGAGAGTTTTATTGCTATAGGATTCAACAACATGAAAATGAAGGCACGACTCTCCTTAGAGGTGGGCGGTTATTCCAACAGTACTTGGTAGACGTTTATACAGCTGTAGAAGAACAGAGGCTTAAGCGGCTCAAGAATCACCAAAATGAGCTACGGATCGATCTATACAATAATGTTTGTGACACTATTACTAGGGGCGACATGTCAGCTGCCTCAATCAGAAAGAGGATTATTTTACCATCGTACAGGTAG